DNA sequence from the Luteolibacter sp. Y139 genome:
CTCGATGAGATACATGAGGGTCCCGGAGACGACCGAGATCGCGAGCATGAACGCGAAGAAGACGGTGATTTTCGCCCTGGCCCCGTAGAGCGCCCGGACCAGCAGCTCGGCTCCATTCACGTGCCGGGCCATTTTGAAGACGCGGAACATCCTCATCATCCGGAGGACCCGGATCACCAGCAGGGCCTGGAGGCCGGGGAAGACGCCTATCAGGTAGGTCGGCAGGATCGAAAGGACATCGATGATGCCGTAGAAGCTGCGGGCGTAGCAGAGGGGGCGGTGGACCACGCAGAGCCGCGTGAGGTACTCGAGGGTGAAGAGGATGGTGAAGACCCACTCGATGACCAGCAGCGGCTGGCCGTAGTCGCGTTTGATGGAGGGAACGCTTTCCAACATCACGCACACGATGCTGAGGCCGATGAGCCAGAGGAGAGTGACGTCGAAACGCCGGCCGGCGGGCGTTTCGGATTCGAAGATAATCTCCCGCCAATGCTCGCGGCGGGCGGAACGCGGGGATTCGGGCATATCCTGACTGGAGATGAAGAAATGACGCTCGGAAAGAGCTTTCGTTGACCGCGTGCGGATGGAGCGCCATGAATCATGCGCTGCTTTGCTTTGATGAGTGCCGACGATGGAGATATCCCGCCCCCACCGGAGAAGAAGAAGCGTCGCCGCGGGCGCAAGCGGCTGGTGGCGCTGGTTCTTTTCGTGCTGCTGCTGGTGTGGCTGAACGGCCCCGGCTGGCGCTGGATCGGCGAGGTGGTGGCTCAGAAGGCACTGGAAGGCAGCGGTCTAACGGCGGACTTCCAACTCAAGGGGACGCTGCTCGGCGGGATCAAGGTGGAGAAGCTGGCGGTGAAGGGCGGGCCGATCAAGAAGCTGGAGATCGGCTCGGTGGACCCGCGCTATCAGCTGCGGAAGATCGTGCGGGGTGACCTGGACGGCCTGATGGTGGACAAGCTGGACCTGGTGATCGACCTGGCGGCCGATCCCCTGCCCTCGCGCGGCAAGCCGAAGGAAGAGAAGCCGGCGGATCTTTCCACGACGCTGAAAAAGGTGCGCTCGATCCTGATGCCGCTGGATCTGGGCGCGGCGGGGCTGCGCATCCAGGTGGTGCGAGGCGAGGAGAACGTGGCGGTGCTGGAATCCAGCGACTTTTCCCACGCGCCGGGGAGCGAGGACTTCGTGCTGAAGTTCGGCGAGATCTCGATCGGGTCCGGGTATGCCTTCGCGGCGCAGGCATCGACGATCCAGTGGGGGGAAGAGCGGCTGTCGCTGGATCGGTTCGACGTCACTTCCGGGCTGGGCATCCGTGATGTCCGCGTGGACGTGCCGGCTGGCGGCAAGCTCGCCGCCTCGGCCGTTGTGCAGGTGGAAGGCTCGCGGGTGCTGCTCGCCAGCGACCGCTCCACGGCGACGGTGAAGCTGGAAGGCGATCCGCTGGTGGTGCAGGAGGCGGTGAAGAATTTCGCGCTGGAGATTCCGGCCGGGGCCACGGTGCGGCGGCTGGAAATCGCGGCCCAAGGGCTGGACCTGAAGCCGGACCAGTGGAATGCCACGGCGAATGTCGAGGTCGGCGGTCTTCAATATGAAGACTGGAAGGCGGAGACGCTGGTGCTGGATGCCACGAAGACGGGCAGCGACGGGACGGTGAATTGGTCGCTCGCGGCGCTG
Encoded proteins:
- a CDS encoding ion transporter is translated as MPESPRSARREHWREIIFESETPAGRRFDVTLLWLIGLSIVCVMLESVPSIKRDYGQPLLVIEWVFTILFTLEYLTRLCVVHRPLCYARSFYGIIDVLSILPTYLIGVFPGLQALLVIRVLRMMRMFRVFKMARHVNGAELLVRALYGARAKITVFFAFMLAISVVSGTLMYLIEGPEGGFTSIPTGVYWAVVTITTLGFGDITPVTTLGRLLTSVLALTGYAVIAVPTGILTSELSKLDGDDTSDACPSCGVHGHLPDARFCRRCGAPMA